A genomic segment from Bradyrhizobium sp. CB1015 encodes:
- a CDS encoding sensor histidine kinase: MRKLIDEFRKGWQGAAPPSLGLSIGFAVVCLLGATLVRWGLAQVRPDIYFTPYFPAVFFAAALGGFRIGIVTALVGGVLGVVLNFGDAFADRARFALLALYWAVCAMTIWGVEHYRTLLTEQRRISKRLIEEEDYRKLLVEELQHRLKNKLSTVHAVLHQVLHDQPQVWARVDPRLRSLAATDDLISRIDRAGCDIRDLLISELGPYGHVRFTLNGERLFLPPKLAVTLSLMFHELATNAGKYGAFSAPRGLLQVSWTIIDDRLTITWDETEGPSVDKVSEPGFGTKLLKSALTAFDGKTEISYLKTGLHCIMQCRIPRSDER; this comes from the coding sequence ATGAGGAAGCTGATCGACGAGTTCCGCAAGGGCTGGCAGGGTGCGGCGCCGCCTTCGCTCGGTCTGAGCATCGGCTTTGCGGTGGTCTGCCTGTTGGGTGCAACCCTGGTCCGCTGGGGCCTCGCTCAGGTTCGTCCCGACATCTATTTCACGCCCTACTTCCCGGCGGTGTTCTTTGCTGCGGCCCTGGGCGGCTTCCGGATCGGCATCGTGACGGCGCTCGTCGGCGGCGTGCTCGGCGTCGTTCTCAATTTCGGCGATGCTTTTGCCGATCGCGCGCGGTTTGCCCTGCTGGCGCTTTACTGGGCCGTGTGCGCGATGACCATCTGGGGTGTCGAGCATTATCGCACCTTGCTGACCGAGCAACGCCGGATTTCCAAACGCCTGATCGAGGAAGAAGATTATCGCAAGCTGCTGGTCGAGGAGCTCCAGCATCGGCTGAAGAACAAGCTGTCGACGGTGCATGCCGTGCTGCACCAGGTACTGCACGACCAGCCGCAGGTCTGGGCCCGGGTCGATCCGCGGCTGCGCTCGCTGGCCGCAACCGACGATTTGATCTCGCGGATCGACAGGGCCGGCTGCGACATTCGTGACCTCCTGATCTCGGAGCTCGGGCCTTACGGCCATGTCCGCTTCACGCTTAACGGCGAGCGGCTGTTCCTGCCGCCGAAGCTCGCGGTCACACTGTCATTGATGTTTCACGAGCTTGCCACCAATGCGGGCAAGTACGGCGCATTCTCCGCGCCGCGCGGCCTGTTGCAGGTGTCATGGACCATCATCGACGACCGCCTGACCATCACATGGGACGAAACCGAAGGACCGAGCGTGGACAAGGTGTCTGAGCCCGGCTTCGGCACCAAGCTCTTGAAATCGGCGCTGACGGCGTTCGACGGCAAGACCGAGATCTCGTACCTGAAAACCGGTCTGCATTGCATCATGCAGTGTCGCATTCCACGAAGCGACGAGCGTTAA
- a CDS encoding SDR family NAD(P)-dependent oxidoreductase yields the protein MGRLDGKVAVITGATSGIGLRTAEVFVAEGAKIVIAGRRVPEGEALAKQLGANCIFRQTDVTVEAQMQALIALAVDKFGRIDCLFNNAGGPAQTGGIEGLEVERFDAAMATLVRSVMLGMKHAAPYMKKQSGGSIINNGSIAGRLAGFSSSMVYSAAKAAVIHLTKCVAMELGESNVRVNSISPGAIATGIFGKALGLSTDAAERTPAVMREVYKTAQPIPRAGLPDDIAHAAVFLASDESSFVNGHDLVVDGAMTGGRNWSQQQQGYVALRKAFDQGA from the coding sequence ATGGGCAGGCTGGACGGCAAGGTTGCGGTGATCACGGGGGCGACGAGCGGCATCGGATTGCGCACTGCGGAAGTCTTCGTTGCCGAAGGTGCCAAAATTGTGATCGCGGGCCGGCGCGTACCGGAAGGCGAGGCGCTCGCGAAGCAGCTCGGGGCGAATTGCATCTTCCGTCAGACCGACGTCACCGTCGAAGCGCAGATGCAGGCGCTGATCGCGCTCGCCGTCGACAAGTTCGGCAGGATCGATTGCCTGTTCAACAATGCGGGCGGGCCGGCACAGACCGGCGGCATCGAGGGCCTCGAGGTCGAGCGGTTCGATGCGGCGATGGCGACGCTGGTGCGCAGCGTCATGCTCGGCATGAAGCACGCCGCGCCCTACATGAAGAAGCAGAGCGGGGGCAGCATCATCAACAATGGCAGCATTGCCGGCCGCCTCGCCGGTTTCTCGTCGTCGATGGTCTATAGCGCGGCCAAGGCGGCGGTGATCCACCTCACCAAATGCGTGGCGATGGAGCTCGGCGAATCCAACGTCCGCGTCAATTCGATCTCGCCCGGCGCGATTGCGACCGGCATCTTCGGCAAGGCGCTGGGGCTCTCGACCGATGCCGCCGAGAGGACGCCGGCGGTGATGCGCGAGGTCTACAAGACCGCGCAGCCGATTCCGCGTGCCGGCCTCCCCGACGACATTGCCCATGCTGCAGTGTTCCTGGCCAGCGACGAATCCAGCTTCGTCAACGGCCACGACCTGGTCGTCGACGGCGCCATGACCGGCGGCCGCAATTGGAGCCAGCAGCAGCAGGGCTATGTGGCCTTGCGCAAGGCGTTCGACCAGGGGGCGTAA
- a CDS encoding cytochrome P450, which yields MSMQNVAAPALPFTPPRRNELTHIPGDEGWPIIGKTFQVLADPKGHIEANGAKYGLVYRTHFFGETNVVLLGPEANELVLFDQQKLFSSTHGWDKVLGLLFPRGLMLLDFEEHRLHRKALSVAFKSGPMKSYLGDLDRGISARVAQWKAKPGEMQLYPAMKQLTLDLAAASFLGADIGPEVDEINRAFIDMVAAAVTPIRRPLPGTQMARGVKGRKRIIAYFREQIPLRRGNHGGDDLFSQLCRATHEDGALLSDQDIIDHMSFLMMAAHDTLTSSLTSFIGELAAHPDWQDRLRAEVLALGLGSGAPTSFDDLEKMPLTEMAFKEALRLKPPVPSMPRRAMRDFSFKGFAIPAGTAVGINPLYTHHMKEIWPEPDRFDPLRFTEDAQRGRHRFAFVPFGGGAHMCLGLHFAYMQAKCFARHFLENIEVSLAPGYKPDWQMWPIPKPRDGLRVRVKAV from the coding sequence ATGTCGATGCAGAATGTGGCCGCCCCTGCGCTTCCGTTCACTCCGCCGCGGCGCAACGAGCTGACCCACATTCCCGGTGACGAAGGCTGGCCGATCATCGGCAAGACCTTTCAGGTGCTCGCCGATCCCAAGGGCCATATCGAGGCGAACGGCGCCAAGTACGGCCTGGTCTACCGCACGCATTTTTTCGGCGAGACCAATGTCGTGCTGCTCGGGCCCGAGGCCAACGAGCTCGTGCTGTTCGACCAGCAGAAGCTGTTCTCCTCGACCCATGGCTGGGACAAGGTGCTGGGGCTGTTGTTTCCGCGCGGATTGATGCTGCTGGATTTCGAGGAGCATCGCCTGCATCGCAAGGCGCTCTCGGTCGCGTTCAAGTCCGGGCCGATGAAGTCTTATCTCGGCGATCTCGACCGCGGCATTTCCGCGCGCGTCGCGCAATGGAAGGCGAAGCCGGGAGAGATGCAGCTTTATCCGGCGATGAAGCAGCTCACGCTCGATCTCGCCGCGGCCTCGTTCCTCGGCGCCGATATCGGGCCCGAGGTCGACGAGATCAACCGCGCCTTCATCGACATGGTGGCCGCCGCCGTCACCCCGATCCGCCGCCCCCTGCCCGGCACCCAGATGGCGCGAGGGGTGAAGGGGCGCAAGCGCATCATCGCCTATTTCCGCGAGCAGATTCCGCTGCGGCGCGGCAATCACGGCGGCGACGATCTGTTCTCGCAGCTCTGCCGCGCCACCCATGAGGACGGCGCGCTGCTGTCGGACCAGGACATCATCGACCATATGAGCTTCCTGATGATGGCCGCGCACGACACGCTGACCTCGTCGCTGACCTCCTTCATCGGTGAGCTCGCGGCCCATCCGGACTGGCAGGACCGCTTGCGCGCGGAGGTGCTCGCGCTCGGCCTCGGCTCCGGCGCGCCGACCAGCTTCGACGATCTGGAAAAGATGCCGCTGACCGAGATGGCGTTCAAGGAAGCGCTGCGGCTCAAGCCGCCGGTGCCGTCGATGCCGCGCCGCGCGATGCGCGATTTCAGCTTCAAGGGTTTTGCGATCCCCGCCGGCACGGCGGTCGGCATCAACCCGCTTTATACGCATCACATGAAGGAGATCTGGCCGGAGCCGGACCGTTTCGATCCGCTGCGTTTCACCGAGGACGCGCAGCGCGGCCGCCACCGCTTCGCCTTCGTGCCGTTCGGCGGCGGCGCGCATATGTGCCTCGGCCTGCACTTCGCCTACATGCAGGCGAAATGTTTCGCGCGGCACTTCCTGGAGAACATCGAGGTGTCGCTCGCACCAGGCTACAAGCCGGACTGGCAGATGTGGCCGATCCCGAAGCCGCGGGATGGGCTCAGGGTGCGGGTGAAGGCGGTTTGA
- a CDS encoding MBL fold metallo-hydrolase, protein MTEQNDTKAKAGAIIVPVTLFEQNCTIIWDEPSKKAVVIDPGGDVPKILEAIKRSGVTVEKIWLTHGHIDHVGGAAELRDALKVPIEGPHVADKFLLDNVVASGARFGMTGGRDFTPDRWLEEGDSVSIGGLQFDILHCPGHSPGSVVFFNGDLRFAHVGDVLFAGSVGRTDLPGGSHATLIDSILTKLLPLGDDVGFICGHGAGSSIGQERMTNPFITGEM, encoded by the coding sequence ATGACCGAGCAAAACGACACCAAAGCCAAGGCGGGCGCGATCATCGTTCCCGTGACGCTGTTCGAGCAGAACTGCACCATCATCTGGGACGAGCCTTCCAAGAAGGCCGTGGTGATCGATCCCGGCGGCGACGTGCCGAAGATCCTGGAAGCGATCAAGAGAAGCGGCGTCACCGTGGAGAAGATCTGGCTGACCCACGGCCATATCGATCACGTCGGCGGCGCGGCCGAGCTGCGCGATGCGCTGAAGGTGCCGATCGAGGGGCCGCATGTCGCGGACAAGTTCCTGCTCGACAACGTAGTGGCGAGCGGCGCGCGCTTCGGCATGACCGGCGGGCGTGATTTCACGCCCGACCGCTGGCTCGAGGAAGGCGACAGCGTGTCGATCGGCGGCTTGCAGTTCGACATCCTGCATTGTCCGGGTCATTCGCCCGGCAGCGTGGTGTTCTTCAACGGGGATCTGCGGTTTGCCCATGTCGGCGACGTCCTGTTCGCCGGCTCGGTCGGACGCACCGACCTGCCCGGCGGCAGTCACGCCACGCTGATCGACTCGATTCTGACGAAACTGCTGCCGCTCGGCGACGATGTCGGCTTCATCTGCGGCCACGGCGCCGGCTCGAGCATCGGCCAGGAGCGGATGACCAATCCGTTCATCACCGGCGAGATGTAG
- a CDS encoding sigma-54-dependent Fis family transcriptional regulator: MPAASSSISDPAYLRARAMETLFERLEKLCEGAIAIDRGGRVVYVNEKYLAALGLGHASEAIGRSIEEVIPNSLMRKVAETGEPILLDIMELGGEQLVVTRMPIEDENGTVIGAIGFVLYDHLESLKPLLARVAQLESDLRLARRQLSNARAARFTFADFVGRTPAIARAKELASRAARQSVTVLLTGETGTGKEMLAQAIHNASARAEKPFVSVNVAAIPETLIESEFFGTAPGAYTGADRRGREGKFRIADGGTLFLDEIGEMPLQLQAKLLRVLQEREIEPLGSDKITRVDVRVIAATNVDLRKRVSDGAFRADLYYRLNVLSVDLPPLRHCLDDLPDICARLLDDISASGDYVKAKITPSALAALARYDWPGNVRELRNILERALILSDSGRLTAEDVARILPVGSEVRLAPPERPAGSVVPYAEAEAEFEKHTLEQALAASNGQITEAARMLRISRATFYKKLAKFGLASGSAPV, translated from the coding sequence ATGCCTGCCGCCTCCTCCTCGATCAGCGATCCCGCCTATCTCCGTGCGCGCGCGATGGAGACGCTGTTCGAGCGGCTGGAAAAGCTCTGCGAAGGTGCGATTGCGATCGATCGCGGCGGGCGCGTCGTCTACGTCAACGAGAAATATCTTGCCGCGCTCGGTCTCGGCCATGCCAGCGAGGCGATCGGCCGGTCGATCGAGGAGGTCATCCCGAACAGCCTGATGCGGAAGGTGGCCGAGACCGGCGAACCGATCCTGCTCGACATCATGGAGCTCGGCGGCGAGCAGCTCGTCGTCACCCGCATGCCGATCGAGGACGAGAACGGGACGGTGATCGGCGCGATCGGCTTCGTGCTCTATGATCATCTCGAAAGCCTGAAGCCCCTGCTCGCCCGCGTCGCCCAGCTCGAGAGCGATCTGCGGCTGGCGCGGCGGCAATTGTCCAACGCCCGCGCGGCGCGTTTCACCTTCGCCGATTTCGTCGGCAGGACGCCTGCCATCGCGCGCGCCAAGGAGCTCGCCAGCCGCGCCGCGCGGCAGAGCGTCACGGTTCTGCTCACCGGCGAGACCGGGACGGGAAAGGAGATGCTGGCGCAGGCGATCCACAACGCCTCCGCGCGCGCCGAGAAGCCGTTCGTCAGCGTCAACGTCGCCGCCATCCCCGAGACGCTGATCGAATCGGAGTTCTTCGGCACTGCGCCGGGCGCCTATACCGGCGCCGACCGTAGGGGACGCGAGGGCAAATTCCGCATAGCCGACGGCGGCACGCTGTTCCTCGACGAGATCGGCGAGATGCCGCTGCAATTGCAGGCCAAGCTACTGCGGGTGCTCCAGGAGCGCGAGATCGAGCCGCTCGGCTCGGACAAGATCACCAGGGTCGACGTCCGCGTCATCGCCGCGACCAATGTGGACCTGCGCAAGCGCGTCAGCGACGGCGCATTTCGCGCCGACCTCTACTACCGCCTCAACGTGCTTTCGGTCGACCTGCCGCCGCTGCGTCACTGCCTCGACGATCTCCCCGACATCTGCGCCCGGCTGCTCGACGACATCAGCGCGTCGGGCGATTACGTCAAGGCGAAGATCACGCCGAGCGCGCTCGCTGCGCTCGCCCGTTACGATTGGCCGGGCAATGTCCGCGAGCTCCGCAACATTCTCGAGCGCGCGCTGATCCTCAGCGATTCCGGGCGGCTTACGGCTGAGGATGTCGCCCGCATCCTCCCTGTTGGCAGCGAGGTCAGGCTTGCACCGCCCGAGCGCCCGGCCGGATCGGTGGTGCCCTATGCGGAAGCCGAGGCCGAGTTCGAGAAGCACACGCTCGAACAGGCGCTCGCCGCCAGCAACGGCCAGATCACCGAGGCCGCCAGGATGCTGCGGATCTCGCGCGCGACCTTCTACAAGAAGCTCGCCAAGTTCGGCCTCGCCTCGGGATCGGCGCCCGTCTGA
- a CDS encoding LLM class flavin-dependent oxidoreductase yields the protein MARLKFGAFLAPHHPIGEHPMLQFRRDLDLVEQLDALGYDEFWCGEHHSSGWEMIASPEMFLAAAGERTKRIKLGTGVVSLPYHHPFNVAQRMVQLDHMTGGRAIFGSGPGALASDAHTLGIDPMTQRDRQDEAIGIIRRLFNGERVTAKSDWFTMNDAALQILPLQEEMPFVVASQISPSGMTLAGKYGIGIISLGSMTTQGLMSLQQQWQFAEDAAKKHGTKVDRADWRVLLTWHIAETREQARREAGAGLMRWHNEYNVGTLQRPGLTAFSSPDEAVDKTAFVEGAASTIGTPDDLVKTIKNVMQVSGGVGAIIGFVHDWANPENTRRSWDMVARYVVPEINGYIDGLRKSQKFVIENRAIFERAGQAVMAKIMENEKAAEALKVTGPGRVAIPAVNAPDLQKEAAKR from the coding sequence ATGGCGCGCCTGAAGTTCGGAGCCTTCCTTGCCCCGCATCACCCGATCGGGGAGCATCCGATGCTGCAGTTCCGGCGCGACCTCGACCTGGTCGAGCAGCTCGATGCGCTCGGCTATGACGAGTTCTGGTGCGGCGAGCATCATTCCTCGGGCTGGGAGATGATCGCCTCGCCCGAGATGTTCCTGGCCGCCGCCGGCGAGCGCACCAAGCGGATCAAGCTCGGCACCGGCGTGGTGTCGCTGCCCTATCACCATCCCTTCAACGTCGCCCAGCGCATGGTGCAGCTCGATCACATGACCGGCGGCCGCGCCATTTTCGGCTCCGGTCCCGGCGCGCTCGCCTCCGATGCACACACGCTCGGCATCGATCCGATGACGCAGCGCGATCGGCAGGACGAGGCGATCGGCATCATCCGCCGTCTCTTCAACGGCGAGCGCGTCACCGCCAAGAGCGACTGGTTCACGATGAACGACGCCGCGCTGCAGATCCTGCCGTTGCAGGAGGAGATGCCGTTCGTCGTGGCCTCGCAGATCTCGCCCTCCGGCATGACGCTGGCCGGCAAATACGGCATCGGCATCATCTCGCTGGGCTCGATGACGACGCAGGGCCTGATGTCGCTGCAGCAGCAATGGCAGTTCGCCGAAGATGCCGCCAAGAAGCATGGTACCAAGGTCGACCGCGCCGACTGGCGCGTGCTGCTGACCTGGCACATCGCGGAGACGCGTGAACAAGCCCGCCGCGAGGCTGGCGCGGGGCTGATGCGCTGGCACAACGAATATAATGTCGGCACTCTGCAGCGGCCGGGCCTCACCGCGTTCTCATCGCCCGACGAGGCCGTCGACAAGACCGCCTTCGTCGAGGGGGCCGCGTCCACCATCGGCACGCCAGACGATCTCGTCAAAACCATCAAGAACGTGATGCAGGTCTCCGGCGGCGTCGGCGCCATCATCGGCTTCGTGCACGACTGGGCCAATCCGGAAAACACGCGGCGGAGCTGGGACATGGTGGCACGCTACGTCGTGCCCGAGATCAACGGCTATATCGACGGTCTTCGCAAGTCGCAAAAATTCGTGATCGAGAACCGTGCGATCTTCGAGCGTGCCGGTCAGGCCGTGATGGCCAAGATCATGGAGAACGAGAAGGCCGCCGAGGCGCTGAAGGTCACCGGCCCCGGCCGCGTCGCCATTCCCGCCGTCAACGCGCCGGATCTGCAGAAGGAAGCGGCGAAACGGTAG
- a CDS encoding PHB depolymerase family esterase yields the protein MSLARNIDLLRRLPRLDGLRFAEPGRGADGFSPLQEVTGFGDNPGALRMFAFVPAQLQRPRALVVVLHGCGQTAAAYDLGAGWSTLAQHYGFALLMPEQQRINNANTCFNWFNPEDTARDSGEPRSIREMIAHMVKAHRIDPRRVFITGLSAGGGMTSVMLATYPEVFTAGAIIAGLPYGIASNLREALDGMFHSPARPAGELGDLVRSASDHRGPWPRVSVWHGSADRTVNPGNANEIVKQWLDLHGLPEVPMAETNVDGYPRQAWWDRDGETLVESYAITDMAHGTPLGLADNEQRYGIEGAFLIEAGISSSYHIAKFFGLTGWIADAATKTADAKSATKSATKPAAKPALSPAPHLARSIRTAVAAEPAEPQREKARGFDLGQIITRALTAAGLMK from the coding sequence GTGTCGTTAGCCAGAAATATCGATCTGTTGAGACGTCTGCCCCGGCTGGACGGACTGCGCTTCGCCGAGCCCGGCCGCGGTGCAGATGGATTCAGCCCGCTGCAGGAGGTCACTGGCTTCGGCGACAATCCCGGCGCCTTGCGCATGTTCGCGTTCGTGCCGGCGCAATTGCAGCGGCCGCGCGCGCTCGTCGTCGTGCTGCATGGCTGCGGGCAGACGGCGGCCGCTTACGATCTCGGCGCGGGCTGGTCGACGCTCGCTCAGCATTACGGCTTTGCGCTCTTGATGCCCGAGCAGCAGCGCATCAACAATGCCAACACCTGCTTCAACTGGTTCAATCCGGAGGACACCGCGCGGGACAGCGGCGAGCCGCGTTCGATCCGCGAGATGATCGCGCACATGGTGAAGGCGCATCGCATCGATCCCAGGCGCGTCTTCATTACCGGCCTGTCGGCCGGCGGCGGCATGACCTCGGTGATGCTCGCGACCTATCCGGAAGTCTTCACCGCCGGCGCGATCATTGCCGGGCTGCCTTACGGCATCGCCTCGAACTTGCGCGAGGCGCTCGACGGCATGTTTCATTCCCCGGCGCGTCCCGCGGGCGAGCTCGGCGATCTCGTGCGCAGCGCCTCCGATCATCGCGGGCCCTGGCCGAGGGTCTCGGTATGGCACGGCAGCGCCGACCGCACCGTCAATCCCGGCAATGCCAACGAGATCGTCAAGCAGTGGCTCGACCTGCACGGTCTGCCCGAAGTGCCGATGGCGGAGACCAATGTCGACGGCTATCCGCGCCAGGCCTGGTGGGACAGGGACGGCGAGACGCTGGTCGAGTCCTATGCCATCACCGACATGGCGCACGGCACGCCGCTTGGGCTGGCCGACAACGAGCAGCGCTACGGCATCGAAGGCGCCTTCCTGATCGAGGCCGGCATCTCCTCGTCCTACCACATCGCCAAGTTCTTCGGCCTCACCGGCTGGATTGCGGACGCCGCGACGAAGACGGCGGACGCCAAGTCCGCAACGAAGTCTGCCACGAAGCCTGCGGCGAAACCGGCGCTCTCGCCTGCGCCGCATCTCGCCCGCTCGATCCGCACCGCGGTCGCCGCAGAGCCGGCCGAGCCGCAGCGCGAGAAGGCGCGCGGCTTCGACCTCGGCCAGATCATCACGCGCGCGCTCACGGCCGCGGGGCTGATGAAGTAA
- a CDS encoding bifunctional diguanylate cyclase/phosphodiesterase encodes MNDNRYSGATEAELGFLKEIVRMLPAGLTVQDAHGELLLVNDAAAAQLGMDGSRPSPDLTPRREACRQALSAGQPVVTEEALHVGAARKVLLTTHRPVRLDGRELLISASSDITEQKNFEDQLFRSAYFDELTGLPSRRVIEHRANALLARDYGGERFALAFLDVDNFKHINDYYGHAVGDALLVELSKRLGRDLRDSDMLSRISGDEFLLLLSPIQSQEEVAEFMQSTLERLTAPFFIDHSEVFASTSVGISLYPDHGGSFETLRQNADIAMYRIKNNGKGLAAFFDASMEREAQARMKVEQSLRLAILEKRFCCAFQPKVDIRTQAVKGIEALVRLRDDEGVIQAPGSFINLAGELGLIDELTHLVLAEIVKSIDLINDTFGPEATISINVAAKQACNPEFMRSFAQALEETGFPQRFMIEVTEDAFVAKNHFQGEILPMFRKLGVGISIDDFGTGYSSLSALADITADEIKIDRSFITDIHKRPRSQGILRAIESLSEALGMTVIAEGLESYEELAYLQAATKIRYAQGYYFSRPIFLEELKLATPSSSEARVSVASRPAQQNRQGYSRASGYRR; translated from the coding sequence ATGAACGACAATCGATATTCCGGCGCGACTGAAGCCGAGCTCGGTTTTCTCAAGGAAATCGTTAGAATGCTGCCGGCCGGCCTCACCGTGCAGGACGCGCACGGCGAGCTTCTGCTGGTCAACGATGCCGCCGCCGCGCAGCTCGGCATGGATGGCAGCCGTCCTTCACCCGATCTGACGCCGCGCCGCGAAGCCTGCCGGCAGGCACTGAGCGCCGGCCAGCCGGTCGTGACCGAGGAAGCGCTTCACGTCGGCGCCGCGCGAAAGGTGCTGCTCACGACCCATCGCCCCGTTCGTCTCGACGGACGCGAGCTCCTGATCTCGGCGTCCTCCGACATCACCGAGCAGAAGAATTTCGAGGACCAGCTGTTCCGCTCGGCCTATTTCGACGAGCTGACCGGGCTGCCCTCGCGGCGCGTGATCGAGCATCGCGCCAACGCCCTGCTCGCGCGTGACTATGGCGGCGAACGCTTTGCGCTGGCCTTTCTCGACGTCGACAATTTCAAGCACATCAACGACTATTACGGTCACGCCGTGGGCGACGCGCTGCTGGTCGAGCTGTCGAAACGGCTCGGACGCGACTTACGCGATTCCGACATGCTCTCGCGCATCTCCGGCGACGAATTCCTGCTGCTGCTGTCACCGATCCAGAGCCAGGAGGAAGTCGCCGAATTCATGCAATCGACGCTGGAGCGGCTGACCGCGCCGTTCTTCATCGACCATTCGGAAGTGTTCGCCTCGACCTCGGTCGGCATCAGCCTCTATCCCGACCACGGAGGCAGCTTCGAGACGCTGCGGCAGAACGCGGACATCGCGATGTACCGCATCAAGAACAACGGCAAGGGACTGGCCGCCTTCTTCGATGCCAGCATGGAGCGCGAGGCGCAGGCGCGGATGAAGGTCGAGCAGTCGCTGCGGCTCGCGATCCTGGAAAAGCGATTCTGCTGCGCCTTCCAGCCCAAGGTCGACATCCGCACGCAGGCTGTGAAGGGCATCGAGGCCTTGGTGCGCCTGCGTGACGACGAAGGCGTGATCCAGGCGCCCGGCTCATTCATCAATCTTGCCGGCGAGCTCGGCCTGATCGACGAGCTGACCCATCTCGTGCTCGCGGAGATCGTCAAGTCGATCGACCTGATCAACGACACGTTCGGCCCGGAAGCGACCATCAGCATCAACGTCGCCGCCAAGCAGGCCTGCAATCCCGAGTTCATGCGCAGCTTTGCGCAGGCGCTGGAAGAGACCGGCTTTCCGCAGCGGTTCATGATCGAGGTGACGGAAGATGCCTTCGTCGCAAAGAATCATTTCCAGGGCGAGATTCTGCCCATGTTCCGCAAGCTCGGCGTCGGCATCTCCATCGACGATTTCGGCACCGGCTATTCCTCGCTCTCGGCGCTGGCCGACATCACCGCCGACGAGATCAAGATCGACCGCTCCTTCATCACCGACATCCATAAGCGCCCGCGCAGCCAGGGCATCCTGCGCGCGATCGAATCCCTGAGCGAGGCGCTCGGCATGACGGTGATCGCCGAAGGCCTCGAATCCTACGAGGAGCTGGCCTATCTGCAGGCCGCCACCAAGATCCGCTACGCGCAGGGCTATTACTTCTCCCGGCCGATCTTCCTGGAGGAGCTGAAGCTCGCAACGCCCTCCTCGAGCGAGGCGCGGGTCAGCGTGGCAAGCCGCCCGGCGCAGCAGAACCGCCAGGGCTATTCACGGGCAAGCGGCTATCGGCGCTAG